From Macaca fascicularis isolate 582-1 chromosome 14, T2T-MFA8v1.1, a single genomic window includes:
- the ARHGAP1 gene encoding rho GTPase-activating protein 1 isoform X1, whose protein sequence is MDPLSELQDDLTLDDTSEALNQLKLASIDEKNWPSDEMPDFPKSDDSKSSSPEPVTHLKWDDPYYDIARHQIVEVAGDDKYGRKIIVFSACRMPPSHQLDHSKLLGYLKHTLDQYVESDYTLLYLHHGLTSDNKPSLSWLRDAYREFDRKYKKNIKALYIVHPTMFIKTLLILFKPLISFKFGQKIFYVNYLSELSEHVKLEQLGIPRQVLKYDDFLKSTQKSPATAPKPMPPRPPLPNQQFGVSLQHLQEKNPEQEPIPVVLRETVAYLQAHALTTEGIFRRSANTQVVREVQQKYNMGLPVDFDQYNELHLPAVILKTFLRELPEPLLTFDLYPHVVGFLNIDESQRVAETLQVLQTLPEENYQVLRFLTAFLVQVSAHSDQNKMTNTNLAVVFGPNLLWAKDAAITLKAINPINTFTKFLLDHQGELFPSPDPRGL, encoded by the exons ATGGATCCGCTGTCAGAGCTGCAGGATGATCTGACCTTGGATGACACCAGCGAGGCTCTGAACCAGCTGAAGCTGGCCTCCATCGATGAGAAGAACTGGCCCTCGGATGAAATGCCTGACTTCCCCAAGTCAG ATGACTCCAAAAGCAGCTCCCCGGAACCTGTCACACACCTGAAGTGGGATGACCCGTACTATGACATCGCCCGGCACCAGATCGTGGAGGTGGCAG GAGATGACAAGTATGGGCGGAAGATCATTGTGTTTAGTGCCTGTCGAATGCCCCCCAGCCACCAGCTGGACCACAGCAAGCTCCTGGG GTACCTGAAGCACACCCTGGACCAGTATGTGGAGAGCGACTACACGCTGCTGTATCTGCACCACGGCCTGACCAGTGACAACAAGCCCTCCCTCAGCTGGCTCCGTGACGCCTACCGGGAGTTTGACCGCAA GTATAAGAAGAACATCAAGGCCTTGTACATTGTGCATCCGACCATGTTCATCAAAACTCTGCTCATCCTCTTCAAGCCCCTCATCAG CTTCAAGTTCGGGCAGAAGATCTTCTACGTGAATTACCTGAGTGAGCTGAGCGAGCACGtgaagctggagcagctggggaTCCCTCGCCAAGTGCTCAA ATATGATGACTTCCTCAAATCCACACAGAAGAGCCCCGCGACAGCCCCCAAGCCCATGCCCCCACGGCCCCCCCTGCCCAACCAGCAGTTTGGAGTCTCGCTGCAGCA CCTCCAGGAGAAGAATCCAGAGCAGGAGCCCATTCCCGTTGTGCTCAGGGAGACTGTTGCCTACTTACAGGCCCATG CTCTCACCACCGAGGGCATCTTCCGGAGGTCGGCCAACACCCAAGTGGTCCGGGAAGTGCAGCAGAAGTACAACATGG ggctGCCTGTGGACTTCGACCAGTACAATGAGCTGCACCTGCCAGCAGTCATCCTCAAGACCTTCCTCCGGGAGCTTCCTGAGCCCCTGCTCACCTTTGACCTCTACCCCCATGTGGTGGGCTTCCTCA ACATTGATGAGAGCCAGAGGGTGGCAGAGACGCTGCAGGTCCTCCAGACGCTGCCCGAGGAGAACTACCAGGTGCTTCGTTTCCTGACTGCTTTCCTGGTGCAG GTTTCTGCACACAGTGACCAGAACAAAATGACCAACACTAACCTGGCTGTTGTCTTCGGCCCTAACCTGCTGTGGGCCAAGGATGCAGCCATTACCCTCAAGGCCATTAATCCCATCAACACCTTCACCAAGTTCCTTCTGGATCACCAAGGGGAACTGTTCCCTAGCCCGGACCCCAGGGGGCTCTGA
- the ZNF408 gene encoding zinc finger protein 408 isoform X1, whose protein sequence is MEEAEEQLLEGKNALQLAPEPRLGLDLGWNPSGEGCTQGLKDVPPGPTRAILALKSLPRGLALGPSLAKEQRLGVWCVGEPLQPGLLWGPLEEESVSKEKGEGVKPRQEENLSLGPWGDMCACEQSSGWTGLVQRGRLESEGNVAPVRISERLHLQVYQLVLPGFELLLWPWPSSEGPSLTHPRLDKEAAVEVVTEVGSAVQQEVASHGEDAAEPCTDPGSHSPPGIQAESMVSPGLKFPTQDQLSKDSQPLGPLLQDGNVDEEYPPQAQMPPELQSNSATQQDPDGSGASFSSARGTQLRGYLVKKLHSPNDQCPPRAKAPEPGAQQPGFPTLSRSPPGPAGSSPKQGRRYRCGECGKAFLQLCHLKKHAFVHTGHKPFLCTECGKSYSSEESFKAHVLGHRGVRPFPCPQCDKAYGTQRDLKEHQVVHSGARPFTCDQCGKAFARRPSLRLHRKTHQVPTAPAPCPCPVCGRPLANQGSLRNHMRLHTGEKPFLCPHCGRAFRQRGNLRGHLRLHTGERPYRCPHCADAFPQLPELRRHLISHTGEAHLCPVCGKALRDPHTLRAHERLHSGERPFPCPQCGRAYTLATKLRRHLKSHLEDKPYRCPTCGMGYTLPQSLRRHQLSHRPEAPCSLPSVPSAASEPTMVLLQAEPQLLDTHREEEVSPARDVVEVTISESQEKCFMVPEEPGAAPSLVLIHKDVGLGAWAEVVEVEMGT, encoded by the exons ATGGAGGAGGCGGAGGAGCAGCTCTTGGAGGGGAAGAACGCGCTGCAACTGG CCCCCGAGCCGCGCCTGGGCCTGGACTTAGGATGGAACCCCTCTGGAGAAGGCTGTACGCAGGGCCTCAAAGACGTCCCACCCGGGCCGACCCGAGCCATCCTCGCTTTAAAGAGCCTCCCCCGGGGCTTGGCTCTTGGCCCCTCACTCGCCAAGGAACAGCGCTTGGGGGTCTGGTGTGTCGGGGAGCCCCTACAGCCCGGCCTGCTGTGGGGGCCGCTGGAAGAGGAGTCTGTCTCCAAGGAGAAGGGCGAGGGAGTAAAGCCACGGCAGGAGGAG AACCTGTCATTAGGTCCATGGGGAGACATGTGTGCCTGTGAGCAGAGTTCTGGCTGGACTGG CTTGGTGCAGCGGGGCAGACTGGAGAGTGAGGGAAATGTGGCCCCAGTGCGGATCAGCGAGAGGCTCCATCTGCAAGTGTACCAGCTGGTGCTGCCAGGCTTTGAACTGCTGCTGTGGCCCTGGCCTTCCTCTGAGGGCCCGAGTCTCACCCATCCCAGGCTGGACAAAGAGGCAGCTGTAGAAGTGGTGACAGAAGTGGGGTCTGCTGTTCAGCAGGAAGTGGCCTCCCACGGGGAGGATGCAGCAGAACCTTGCACAG ATCCTGGTTCCCACTCACCCCCTGGCATCCAAGCAGAGAGTATGGTGAGCCCTGGACTTAAGTTCCCAACCCAGGACCAACTTTCCAAGGATAGCCAGCCACTTGGCCCATTGCTTCAGGATGGCAACGTGGATGAGGAATACCCGCCCCAGGCACAGATGCCACCTGAACTTCAGAGCAACTCGGCTACCCAGCAGGACCCAGATGGCAGTGGAGCCAGTTTCTCATCTGCCAGGGGCACCCAGCTGCGTGGCTACCTGGTCAAGAAGTTACACAGCCCCAATGATCAGTGCCCACCCAGAGCAAAGGCCCCAGAGCCTGGAGCCCAGCAGCCTGGCTTCCCTACTCTCTCACGGAGCCCTCCTGGCCCAGCAGGAAGCTCCCCAAAGCAGGGGCGACGGTACCGGTGTGGAGAGTGTGGCAAGGCATTCCTGCAGCTGTGCCACCTAAAGAAGCACGCATTCGTGCACACAGGCCACAAGCCCTTTCTTTGCACTGAGTGTGGCAAGAGCTATAGCTCAGAGGAGAGCTTCAAAGCCCATGTGCTGGGCCACCGTGGGGTGCGGCCCTTCCCCTGCCCGCAATGCGACAAGGCCTATGGCACCCAGCGAGACCTTAAAGAGCACCAGGTGGTACATTCAGGTGCCCGGCCCTTTACTTGTGACCAGTGTGGCAAGGCCTTTGCGCGCCGGCCCTCCCTGCGGCTGCATCGCAAGACCCACCAGGTGCCAACCGCCCCTGCCCCTTGCCCATGCCCTGTGTGTGGGCGACCCCTGGCCAACCAGGGCTCCCTGCGGAACCATATGAGGCTCCACACAGGAGAAAAGCCCTTCCTGTGCCCGCACTGTGGCCGGGCGTTCCGTCAGCGGGGCAACCTGCGTGGGCATTTGCGGCTCCACACCGGAGAGCGTCCTTATCGCTGCCCGCACTGTGCCGATGCCTTCCCCCAGCTGCCTGAACTGCGGCGCCATCTCATCTCCCACACCGGGGAGGCCCACTTGTGCCCCGTGTGTGGCAAGGCCCTCCGAGACCCACACACGCTCCGAGCTCACGAGCGCCTGCACTCTGGAGAGAGGCCCTTTCCCTGTCCCCAGTGTGGCCGTGCTTACACGCTGGCCACCAAGCTGCGGCGCCACCTCAAATCTCACTTGGAGGACAAGCCCTACCGCTGCCCCACCTGTGGCATGGGCTATACCCTCCCGCAGAGCCTCAGGCGGCACCAGCTCAGTCACCGGCCCGAGGCGCCCTGCAGCCTACCCTCTGTGCCTTCTGCTGCTTCTGAGCCCACCATGGTGCTCCTGCAGGCTGAGCCACAGCTGctggacacacacagagaggagGAAGTCTCCCCTGCCAGGGATGTTGTTGAGGTCACCATTTCAGAGAGCCAGGAGAAGTGCTTCATGGTGCCAGAGGAGCCGGGTGCCGCCCCCAGCCTGGTGCTAATCCATAAGGACGTGGGCCTTGGCGCCTGGGcagaggtggtggaggtggagatgggCACCTGA
- the ARHGAP1 gene encoding rho GTPase-activating protein 1 isoform X2: MDPLSELQDDLTLDDTSEALNQLKLASIDEKNWPSDEMPDFPKSDDSKSSSPEPVTHLKWDDPYYDIARHQIVEVAGDDKYGRKIIVFSACRMPPSHQLDHSKLLGYKKNIKALYIVHPTMFIKTLLILFKPLISFKFGQKIFYVNYLSELSEHVKLEQLGIPRQVLKYDDFLKSTQKSPATAPKPMPPRPPLPNQQFGVSLQHLQEKNPEQEPIPVVLRETVAYLQAHALTTEGIFRRSANTQVVREVQQKYNMGLPVDFDQYNELHLPAVILKTFLRELPEPLLTFDLYPHVVGFLNIDESQRVAETLQVLQTLPEENYQVLRFLTAFLVQVSAHSDQNKMTNTNLAVVFGPNLLWAKDAAITLKAINPINTFTKFLLDHQGELFPSPDPRGL, encoded by the exons ATGGATCCGCTGTCAGAGCTGCAGGATGATCTGACCTTGGATGACACCAGCGAGGCTCTGAACCAGCTGAAGCTGGCCTCCATCGATGAGAAGAACTGGCCCTCGGATGAAATGCCTGACTTCCCCAAGTCAG ATGACTCCAAAAGCAGCTCCCCGGAACCTGTCACACACCTGAAGTGGGATGACCCGTACTATGACATCGCCCGGCACCAGATCGTGGAGGTGGCAG GAGATGACAAGTATGGGCGGAAGATCATTGTGTTTAGTGCCTGTCGAATGCCCCCCAGCCACCAGCTGGACCACAGCAAGCTCCTGGG GTATAAGAAGAACATCAAGGCCTTGTACATTGTGCATCCGACCATGTTCATCAAAACTCTGCTCATCCTCTTCAAGCCCCTCATCAG CTTCAAGTTCGGGCAGAAGATCTTCTACGTGAATTACCTGAGTGAGCTGAGCGAGCACGtgaagctggagcagctggggaTCCCTCGCCAAGTGCTCAA ATATGATGACTTCCTCAAATCCACACAGAAGAGCCCCGCGACAGCCCCCAAGCCCATGCCCCCACGGCCCCCCCTGCCCAACCAGCAGTTTGGAGTCTCGCTGCAGCA CCTCCAGGAGAAGAATCCAGAGCAGGAGCCCATTCCCGTTGTGCTCAGGGAGACTGTTGCCTACTTACAGGCCCATG CTCTCACCACCGAGGGCATCTTCCGGAGGTCGGCCAACACCCAAGTGGTCCGGGAAGTGCAGCAGAAGTACAACATGG ggctGCCTGTGGACTTCGACCAGTACAATGAGCTGCACCTGCCAGCAGTCATCCTCAAGACCTTCCTCCGGGAGCTTCCTGAGCCCCTGCTCACCTTTGACCTCTACCCCCATGTGGTGGGCTTCCTCA ACATTGATGAGAGCCAGAGGGTGGCAGAGACGCTGCAGGTCCTCCAGACGCTGCCCGAGGAGAACTACCAGGTGCTTCGTTTCCTGACTGCTTTCCTGGTGCAG GTTTCTGCACACAGTGACCAGAACAAAATGACCAACACTAACCTGGCTGTTGTCTTCGGCCCTAACCTGCTGTGGGCCAAGGATGCAGCCATTACCCTCAAGGCCATTAATCCCATCAACACCTTCACCAAGTTCCTTCTGGATCACCAAGGGGAACTGTTCCCTAGCCCGGACCCCAGGGGGCTCTGA
- the ZNF408 gene encoding zinc finger protein 408 isoform X2: protein MCACEQSSGWTGLVQRGRLESEGNVAPVRISERLHLQVYQLVLPGFELLLWPWPSSEGPSLTHPRLDKEAAVEVVTEVGSAVQQEVASHGEDAAEPCTDPGSHSPPGIQAESMVSPGLKFPTQDQLSKDSQPLGPLLQDGNVDEEYPPQAQMPPELQSNSATQQDPDGSGASFSSARGTQLRGYLVKKLHSPNDQCPPRAKAPEPGAQQPGFPTLSRSPPGPAGSSPKQGRRYRCGECGKAFLQLCHLKKHAFVHTGHKPFLCTECGKSYSSEESFKAHVLGHRGVRPFPCPQCDKAYGTQRDLKEHQVVHSGARPFTCDQCGKAFARRPSLRLHRKTHQVPTAPAPCPCPVCGRPLANQGSLRNHMRLHTGEKPFLCPHCGRAFRQRGNLRGHLRLHTGERPYRCPHCADAFPQLPELRRHLISHTGEAHLCPVCGKALRDPHTLRAHERLHSGERPFPCPQCGRAYTLATKLRRHLKSHLEDKPYRCPTCGMGYTLPQSLRRHQLSHRPEAPCSLPSVPSAASEPTMVLLQAEPQLLDTHREEEVSPARDVVEVTISESQEKCFMVPEEPGAAPSLVLIHKDVGLGAWAEVVEVEMGT, encoded by the exons ATGTGTGCCTGTGAGCAGAGTTCTGGCTGGACTGG CTTGGTGCAGCGGGGCAGACTGGAGAGTGAGGGAAATGTGGCCCCAGTGCGGATCAGCGAGAGGCTCCATCTGCAAGTGTACCAGCTGGTGCTGCCAGGCTTTGAACTGCTGCTGTGGCCCTGGCCTTCCTCTGAGGGCCCGAGTCTCACCCATCCCAGGCTGGACAAAGAGGCAGCTGTAGAAGTGGTGACAGAAGTGGGGTCTGCTGTTCAGCAGGAAGTGGCCTCCCACGGGGAGGATGCAGCAGAACCTTGCACAG ATCCTGGTTCCCACTCACCCCCTGGCATCCAAGCAGAGAGTATGGTGAGCCCTGGACTTAAGTTCCCAACCCAGGACCAACTTTCCAAGGATAGCCAGCCACTTGGCCCATTGCTTCAGGATGGCAACGTGGATGAGGAATACCCGCCCCAGGCACAGATGCCACCTGAACTTCAGAGCAACTCGGCTACCCAGCAGGACCCAGATGGCAGTGGAGCCAGTTTCTCATCTGCCAGGGGCACCCAGCTGCGTGGCTACCTGGTCAAGAAGTTACACAGCCCCAATGATCAGTGCCCACCCAGAGCAAAGGCCCCAGAGCCTGGAGCCCAGCAGCCTGGCTTCCCTACTCTCTCACGGAGCCCTCCTGGCCCAGCAGGAAGCTCCCCAAAGCAGGGGCGACGGTACCGGTGTGGAGAGTGTGGCAAGGCATTCCTGCAGCTGTGCCACCTAAAGAAGCACGCATTCGTGCACACAGGCCACAAGCCCTTTCTTTGCACTGAGTGTGGCAAGAGCTATAGCTCAGAGGAGAGCTTCAAAGCCCATGTGCTGGGCCACCGTGGGGTGCGGCCCTTCCCCTGCCCGCAATGCGACAAGGCCTATGGCACCCAGCGAGACCTTAAAGAGCACCAGGTGGTACATTCAGGTGCCCGGCCCTTTACTTGTGACCAGTGTGGCAAGGCCTTTGCGCGCCGGCCCTCCCTGCGGCTGCATCGCAAGACCCACCAGGTGCCAACCGCCCCTGCCCCTTGCCCATGCCCTGTGTGTGGGCGACCCCTGGCCAACCAGGGCTCCCTGCGGAACCATATGAGGCTCCACACAGGAGAAAAGCCCTTCCTGTGCCCGCACTGTGGCCGGGCGTTCCGTCAGCGGGGCAACCTGCGTGGGCATTTGCGGCTCCACACCGGAGAGCGTCCTTATCGCTGCCCGCACTGTGCCGATGCCTTCCCCCAGCTGCCTGAACTGCGGCGCCATCTCATCTCCCACACCGGGGAGGCCCACTTGTGCCCCGTGTGTGGCAAGGCCCTCCGAGACCCACACACGCTCCGAGCTCACGAGCGCCTGCACTCTGGAGAGAGGCCCTTTCCCTGTCCCCAGTGTGGCCGTGCTTACACGCTGGCCACCAAGCTGCGGCGCCACCTCAAATCTCACTTGGAGGACAAGCCCTACCGCTGCCCCACCTGTGGCATGGGCTATACCCTCCCGCAGAGCCTCAGGCGGCACCAGCTCAGTCACCGGCCCGAGGCGCCCTGCAGCCTACCCTCTGTGCCTTCTGCTGCTTCTGAGCCCACCATGGTGCTCCTGCAGGCTGAGCCACAGCTGctggacacacacagagaggagGAAGTCTCCCCTGCCAGGGATGTTGTTGAGGTCACCATTTCAGAGAGCCAGGAGAAGTGCTTCATGGTGCCAGAGGAGCCGGGTGCCGCCCCCAGCCTGGTGCTAATCCATAAGGACGTGGGCCTTGGCGCCTGGGcagaggtggtggaggtggagatgggCACCTGA